Below is a window of Poecilia reticulata strain Guanapo linkage group LG8, Guppy_female_1.0+MT, whole genome shotgun sequence DNA.
aacttacagCTGCATGTTTGTCTTTCAAAACTCACATAATTGAGTTCAAAATCTTAAACCTGCGatatttctttgatttaaagatTAGAAGCTAGTAGACACAACTACacgtttttacagtgtaatttatcataattttccagtattttgttgggattaaTTTAATAGGGCAATGAAGAGTGTGGGTTCATTTAACTGAAAGACAGATGTTTCCAAGCCTTTCTAAAGATTTGTATAGAAAtttgggtctggactttgactagaccattttAACACACAAGTATCCATTCGGAttgatggaaggaaaaaagcCAACAGGATCATCAGAAATTTATCTCCATCTACCTTTCTATCTACTACCAATCAGACTAACAGTCCCTGCTGAAGAAGTGTgtgcccacagcatgatgctgccatcgccatgtttttgcagtgagagTTTTGAGTTCTGTTCTCCCTACTTGGGCCAAAATGTACCAACTTCTTCCCCATCTTTCACAAAGATTTGTGGGGAGGAAAAATGACGAGAGGTAGATGTTTTGTCCTCTGCCGTGTGGCGGGAGCGGAAGTAAGCATTCAGCGCCGTCAGTGCACTCGTTTGATCACCTTGAAGTTTGTCAACAGCACATAAAACTGGGACGGCCCCTAATGTTTCCTGCCATCTACGCAGTTCTGCTTCAGAGATTGATGCCAATTGTCGGGTTGCGGACGGATAAGTAGATAGTTCGGCTTTCAGCACAAAGGACTTCACCGATGTGAAAACTGATGCTGTTTCTAAGCAGCTGTTCTTTCATCCGGAGTGGAAGGATGAGACGGGTTTCGCCGTGTTGCTGCTGTCTTCCTCTCACACGTTGCCACATACTGAGCCGTTTGGCCTACTAAAAAATGATGCCACACATCTCGGCTTCTGCTCCTGCGCCTCAGTTGTGTCGGATTTGAAACGCAGGAATTTGCTCACAACTCTGCAGGCTGATGATGAACAaggagatgtttgtttttttttttcgtttttttacttttccatttgatttttttatggatAAAAGGTTTACAGCAATTCAAAGAGTTTCCCCCTCAGTGTCCCGTTTCTTGCAAGagtacaaccacaaatttctgggaatttttttttaccagtacAAAGTATCGTCGGACATCTACAGAGTAAACATTTCGCCtgttcagattttgaaaatatctCCGTGTCAATTGGACTTCATGTTAACATCTGCTAACATCCATTTTCCAGTTTTGCCAAAGATTCCCAATTACATTTCAGTCTGGAACTGGTCGGCCGAttctaaaacacaaatattcCTTTATTCAAACCCAGGACTCTCAAAACGTGGTGCAAGAACTTACCGGTTGTACTTGGGCTGCCTTTTCAATGCCAGTCACAAGAATGTCTGGTATCAAATGCTGTCAAAGTAGACAGGACTCTAATAACTAAATTGTGACATTAAACAGAAAGCAAGTGCTGGTGGTAGCTGCTTATTGCTAAGTCCTGCTCTCACAAAATACCCGGCTTAGATCTGAGAAACTCAACCGTGCTCCAGATGGATGTTTAGGGACAAATACTCGACATCCCTTCtaaaaaacactgagaaatgCCTCGTTATGCAGATGACAACACGCCTCCAGAGTACAAATGAGACACCAAATAAACTGTAGCCTCACCTTACTTTCGTAGCTCAACGTAAACTAAACAGTACAAAGTGTCTTAGAGGCAAATGACAATCTGTCACCGCGCTCATTTGGAGCACATCACTCCGCAATGAGAATTAAACGGTGACCATGAGTAATAACAGTTGATGTCACAGCCGTGCGAAATGACTCCCAACCTCTCCACCCTTTGCATTCCAGCGTGTTCCTCCTCGGTTTGCAATTAGGCAACGACTTGCCCCCGTTTGCCCCCCGCCCCGTTGCCACCAGCGACATGCCTTCGTCCTGAAACACCCTGGGAAAACACTACACACATCAGGAGGAAGAAACTACACGGGTCATCGTTTACATGCCTAAATATACTTGCGCGTGTCGCCCGTGGCAACAGCATTGTGATTATGCTTAGCTGGTTTGCAGTCTGTCGCCATGGCAGCGTGCGCCCAGTCAGAGTTTTAGGAGTCCCCCCTCCCCTCAGCATGGCCGGTGAGTCACCAGTGGCAATCATGAGAGTAAAATCAACATCTTCAGCTGATTGGCAAAGACATGAGAacgagaggggggaaaaaatgacttgCTTGggtttgtgagtgtgtgtgtgcatgtgtgtgtgtgagagagagagagagtaacaTATGGGCTGAACAGACAGAAGAAGGAGGCAGAGATTGTGTGAAAGGCAAACAAGAGGCTTGTCTGGGTGTGGACGTAAAAGAGGGCTGGGTATAAGTGGGTGTAGGAgttgtttcttatgtttgtgCATTTAGACTCGCAGCCTGGAATTAGGATCATTGACAGCAGGAGGAAAAGGACGTGGAAGAGACAAGCAGCCGTCTAACAGTAAGTCGGAGTTTTATCCCCGGTGCTTCTCAGGGCCGAGGCAGAGTCCAGGAGGGTCAGAGAAACCACATTTGATTATGCTTTCTTCTAACGGTCTGCTTTTGGATGctttaattcaaattcagaGGAAGAAAGGTGCACACTCAGTTGTCCACTTTAACCTGAAACCGTTTTTAATTTTCCACTCTGTTACTCTTTCACTGCTGGTTTAACTTTACTGGCATGGTGGGATAAATTGAAATTTGGCTTGAAAATGTGGGtgaatttaaacaatttgaatTTCCAGCTTCTAAAAttgcaaattagattttttttWaaaaaatgttttatttctttattttccggGATGGGAAACTCAGTAACACATCGAGGCCAGACGTTAAAGTCTCTGCAGCAACATTTGACAAGTTTAGCCTTTTTGAGTGAAAGTTGGAAGAACCGAATATTCCTCAATTAAACTTTCTGAAAATACCCAgttgaatctttttttattattattatttgtatttttttttttaaacttatctAGATTTTATAATCTGGTTAATTTCTcgaaagaattttttttgtgtgttttttttttttttttcagcttctcaGCGCTTTAAGCTGAAACGGCACAGGgagctaaaacaaaaagtgaatcTCGTGGTTTCCCTCGGTGAAACGGAAGGCGGAAAAGTCGAAATGATGCCCGAGCTCTGGTCACATGTCTGCCAGCTTGATGCCCCGTGCCTGCAGgaggtttttccttttttttttttcttttttttttgtgcttggaTGATGACACGAAACATgccaggatgttttttttttttttttggagggccCAACCCTTGACCGCTCCTTTACCCAACCAACACATTCCAAGAACCTCTGATGTCTCTCAACTCCGGCGTGGCTCCGCGCGACCGTATTCCAAACGCGGCTCGTGTACACACGAGGCTCTTTACGAGCGACTAAAACTGTAATTACAGTTTTACAGTGAAAGCATGAAGCAGTTTGTAAAATGGCCTctgcgtttttttgtttttttttttgtttttttttttaaggcaggCAGGGTTGCATTGTGTGCCAGAGTGTGGAGGGATCAGCATCTTGGTGAGAGAACCGGGCGTGTACGCTACAGTTATTTCAGGGAGTGGCAGGTATCCTTCAAGCATTAGACAAGCCCATACTCATCTACCCACCAGGAAGTCTTTCCAGGCCCTCCCTGCCAACAGTTTCTGTGCTTACTGATCCCCCTCCACCTCTCTCCCCAGCAGAACCTCTTTTATAGACATTAACCTGAGTTTGGTTCATGAGAATCCATTGGCTCTCTCTCTCAAAAACCCAAATTAGAAATGGAGTAGAAACGCCCTGAGTGGTTGTGGCGCCTTTTGGTTTCAAGCCTTTTAGAGCGAGCGGGTTGACGTccatgatgtttttgttgtagcgTCAGCTGCACGTTCAAAATTGTCAACTTCAAACCCCGTTTTCTTTCCGTTCGTCCCTGCAGGAAAGTCATCATGCTGGTTCTCATCGCTCTCTCGATTCTTCACATCGCAGCCATCATCCTGCTGCTGGCGGCCACCATTGACAATGTAAGTAAAGGCTCCGTCACGCAGGTTTGCTCAGTTTTAGCTCGTCTTAAAGATTGCTCAAGAAGAGTGAAAAGGATAGCTTAGCAAAACGAAATGCATTTAATAACTTACCTACAACGGAAAATTAGgtgcaaagagaaaaatatgttttcggGAACTGACTGTCTGACAAGACGACCCCGATTCCCGTGGCAGATGTCCAACCGTGACATCTGCCACGCTTCTCCTGAGCATCACGCTAAGACTGAAAATAGGGTCTTTGTTTTGGGTTCTACTCTTCCAAAATGTGTTgtgccagcagggggcgataACGTTGCGATTAGCATAATCAAGCAGAtgagacgtgtgtgtgtgtgtgtgtgtgtgtgtgtgtgtgtgtgtgtgtgtgtgtgtgtgtgtgtgtgtgtgagggggttATAAAAGATGTTATATTGTTGTGAggtttttttaacacaaataagTGAGAAGCGAGTCTCTACATCgctttttattgttcttgtaATTATCTCAGGATTTCCACATGCTTGACAACAttgtaaaatgcttttaaacatATTGATTTGAGATACAAGCATAACAGATAATATACGTTTTGCTAAATATCTGGGTTAATATGAACATAGTCTTAAATCCAGATTTGActaaagctaagctaacaaCTTGTTCGAAGATGGGCGGGGACTGAAGTTGACTTCTAGCATCTCAAAACAACTTAAGTCAAAAACATTATACTAGTTCTTGCTAAGgctattttatcaatttttaaaccatcaaaacatttgatttggcTGATTATTGACATGAAATAATTGACGTAGGAAATAGAGGTTGGAGGCGGTGCACCACCTCTGAGCTTCCTATGTGAAACACAAACTAGCAATGCAACATGTAAAGAGTTCCAGATGGAGTAACTAGCTAAAAGAGAAGGTATCgcaaaaaataacatattaataataatttaaaactaaatgttctctCTGCTTACTATCAAACAcacaatttaaatattcatcCATCGCCGCAGGACGGTCGGTTCCCATTAGGTATCGTTTGGGGGGGGACCGCCCTCCGCAAGCGGCGGTGGCTCCAGGAAATCATCGAGTTTCTCAAAACCCTACGCACACCATACCTCCGCGCACATGTGCCAGTCGAAGGACGCTGCGGCGGTTTGTTTCTCGATGGAAAGTCATTGGTGGCGCACCATTTCTTTCCCCCATTTCCCATGTAAATCTGATCATCTGGAACTAACCACCCAATGCAAACATGACCACCATGGTTTTAAAGGTTCATGAAATGACATCAGCATAAAATACTTTTGAGATTTTAGTTGTGTTAAGTCGTGAACTTCAGCTGACCAAGAGAGTAATCTACCGCAGGGAAGATATTGACAGCATGTAACCTAATCTAACATACCTTCAGGTCCCTAAGTCTGATCGCCTGAGTGTCGTTTCCTAAGACTTTCATTCCTCTCCTGTTAGCGTCTCACTCTTCCGTTCCAGGCCTCATACTCGTCATTTCTCCTGGTCACAGGTAGATCACAGTTAGTTTAACAAGCCAACTTGCACACGCTGCTCAAGATACATTCAAATGTCTAAGATTTCTCTGAGCGCTGCGCTCCAAAGTGAGGAATGAGTAATGAGTAATACCTCGGTTATGCAGCATCCGTCCTAAAAACGCTTGACGTTGCCTCTTCGCTAAGGTTAACTCATTCATGGAATAATGAAATGGATGGTGTGTCAAaggatttgatttgatttctctGCTCTTCTCATCAGGCCTGGTGGGTAACTTCTACCACGAGCACCGATGTGTGGGGGCGCTGGGTGTTGACAAACAACAAGTGGAACATGACCGACCTCCCAAACAACTATCCAACAGGTAAGCATCAACTGTCTTCCCAAAACACTGATGAATTTCACCTAAATTTCCAACTGCGTGCATTATAACTTTGCTCACATCAGTTCACATACTGATTGTTAGCATAGGAAGAAATGACTCACCAccaatttcacagttttttttttttttatgagttcCAACTGGATTCGATCATCTATACTTATTTATCCtatttgaaaaaacacaaagcaagtGCTGTTTGTGGATAATCATCAATTgatataaacttaaaaaaaaaaaatatatatatatatatatatatatatatacacacacacaatttggGTCAAAAAAAGGGAATCAACCTGAAAATTCTATACATGTTTCTGATAAATTAactaataaaagtttattttattttttatttttctcaaaagtgAAGATTGGGATCTTGTTTAGTATAAAAATCATCTGTTATGATGTCACACACGCCGCCTCCTTATTTGAGCCCTGACTGATGACTGTCGCTCTCTCTGGCTCCCCCTGCAGACTACCTCCAGGCAGTGCAGGCCACCACCGTGCTCGCCTGCATTTTCTCCATCATCGGCCTGTTCGTGTTTATCGCTCAGCTCTTCACCCTCCCTAAGGGAAGGAGGTTCACCATCTCCGGCGTCTTTCAAGCCCTCGCCTGTAAGTCACGCTTGCGAAAGAACGTTTCTGAACGCTTCCCGACGGGTCTAAATCGTCAccgttcttttctttttttctcctcccccgGTCCCCTCTCTCAAAATCCTCTTCAGGCCTGTTCATCATGATCGCAGCGTCCATCTACACAGACCGTTTCCACACCAACGAGAAGAGCATTGGTAACTACGGCCACAGCTTCATCCTGGCGTGGATCGCCTTYGGTTTGACGTTCATCTCCTCCATCGTTTACTTTGTGCTACGCAAGAAGTAGCGTGGAACAAGTTGGACACTAGATCATACTCcacgtttgttttgttttttMTTTTTTTTTGGAACAGATCTACTCTTTCAGCTacaatcctgtttttttttgttccttcatTAAATTTAAGCTGCTAGTGTGAACACAATAGACCTGTGGATATTTTCACATACACTTAACGTTTGACCGAGTCTGCCTTCAGACGGTTCCTTCGACTAACGAAGCAGGAGTCGAACTCRGTCGTATCTAAGTGTGTTCTCAGCCCAGAGTCGGGCTGGTTTTCTTCAGGGCATCTAAGGAtatcgttttttgttttgtttaagctGAACAGAGAAAATGCTTCAGGTTTACGATAAATTCGAACTTAATGATTAGTTTTTCCATCACTATTTTCAAAGAGATCATTAAGCGTTCRACTGGCGGCAGTATAATGACGATCAATAAATATTCAagtgtggttttttttatgtacttttacATTTATGAATATGTATGTTACAGTAGATTTAAAAAAGGGTATTTTGTTATTTgatgttttgcattattttattgttagttTATCAATTTATTTCTATCTTCTCTAATAAAAATACGCTCTCTTTATAATGCTGAACTAATATGATGGAAATGCCTTCGATTAAATAATTCTCCTCTAAAAACATTATAGATGTTGGAATAAGATATTTGTAATTAGGAGAGACTAAATACTCTGGAGTATGtcaattttagaaaaatccaaactttgTGCGGAAATGTTAAAATCTTTCCACTRGCCGCGTTCCCACAAAGGCAACTGTTTGAGTAATGAAGCGCGAGACATGATGTGTAAATAGGATTTCTTTCCAACAAAGCTCCGTGTgtctgatgtttatttttgctacatGAATGATCATTACAGTgacttttgaaataataaaacttttcattttcatcctgTGGTGacttgtcatttattttttccaccagTCGCAGTAAATGGATGTCAACCAGTGTAGTTCAGTGATTTTGattcaaaagtgaaacaaacataCAGGATAGATGATACAGGAACgatttttcacaacaaaatacTCATTTGAGTTTAAAACAGATGAGGTCATTCATTCTGTGAATAACTGCGAATAACATTCTGTAAAAACCTGTCCAGAAGTTATTTTCgagatgttttccttttaaatcaaatttgtaATAGAAGTAGAcagttacatttttcagttttgtattttccagtcaGTACCTTCAACATTTCATAAGcagagacataaaaataataaaaatccaaacgaggcaaaaaaaacaaccccaaaaatcattttttttggtgtttcaaACTTCATAACTGTATGCttattgcaaataaattatgtttaactGTACAGAGGTGAATTTTTGATTGATATTTAAACAAAGACCAAACGTACTTTCACATGGACTCTAAAGGGTTGAAAGAACAGCAGATGACTTAATTCAGGTTCGCcgtttctgacttttttattccactcaattttccatcAAAATCCTTGGACAGAGTGCTCCGCGAACAGAAAGGTTGTTGTTGAGTTAGTGACCGTCTGCTGGTCAACTCGGTAGTCTTCAACCAAAACCTAACCTACCATCCttgttaaacataaataatttttgaccAAAAGTGATGTGACGATATGcgtttcactttttgaacaaattcactgaaataaattccCTTTTTGACGATATTCTGAGATGCGCATGTGAGAGTTCAAAGCGTGCTGTAATCCTCGTCCCGATCGAACGRATGCTCGTTGCGTCCTGGGAGCATCATGTGAACGGAGATGGAGGGTGAGAGAGACGGGGAGGACAGGGAGAGGCGGTGGAACGGGGACGCAGGTGCCaggtggggagggggaggagggaagGAGTCCGAGTGGGTCAGGGGAAGCGAGTGGGAGTGGGTGAGCCTCGGCGAAGCGGGCGGCGGAGGCTCGTAGTAGGGAGACAGGTGGGAGATCACGGGGGCAGGCAGAGGGGCGGACAGGGTGACGGGCAGGTTTGGGGGGGTGTAGAAGGGAGCAGGTGGCAGGAGGCCCACGAAGTTAAAGCTGCAGGGGTTGAGGCTGGAGCTACTCCTGGGCCCCACCATCAGGACCTTCTTGGTGTAGTTGTTCAGGGTGGAGACGCCCGCCGCCATGCACACAGTGAAGGCTAGCCACACCAAACTGACAGAGACAAGAACAAGAGGCACACTGTTCATGACGATTTCTGAATCAGACTTAAAGTGCGAGCAAAAATAGCTACGTCACTGCAggattttctcttttgctcttttaattGATTGCATGTGTTTGTAGGAATatggtttggtttatttgttgttcGGCGACCAGAGCAGCCATTGGTAAACGCCAAAAGTGATGGAAGGAGTCCTTTACGGACTTCTGAAATAACAGGCAGGTACCAAGTGACCCAAAACCCTAACCTGAACCCCCATCCCTACCCTCGCACCCCACTAAAAACTTGGGTGCGRATGGAATTCAGGGAGGCAATAGAGATCGACATTTGCTTGTCCGAAGGCAAGCGACTGCAACGGGACACAGKATGTGTTTAGTTTGGGAACCTTGATTCCTCAGATTGTTTGCTGGTAGAACAAGCTCTTTCAAATATCCTTAATCTGTTCAACATGGACTACACATGGTCATGGGAGCAGGGAAGAAGTAAATGCATCACCTTTGCAGAGGTTTTTTGAATAGTTAAAAAGCTCCCCAAGGACAGTGTGTGGATGAMTTCTGTCCTGGGGAGCTGAAGGTTATGGATACCATGGTATTATCATTGCTGGCCATGGAGAACTGGAACCAAATGTCAGGAGTGGTAAACTGCCCCCCTCTGGATAGGGGGTCAATCACTGCTCACAAGTAATGATTGGCTCACAAGTAATGATTGGCTTCATTTGGGGTAACGTTCCTCTGGACCAAAWATATTCCATTTAGGTGGTTTGGGTGCCTACTTGAGATGTTTATCATTGGAGAATTTTAAGTTATGTCCTTCTGAAAGGAGAAACCCAAACTAGCTGAAGGAACTTGATATACCTTCTGGCCAGAGAACAATTAGCAATCCTCCTAAACTGGAGAGTAATGGGAGAGAGATAGTAGGTTCTCCTTCTAGACCTGTTAATTGCTAGATAGCTTGTGGGACTCCTGCTAGCTAAATAGCTAGTTACTCAACTAGCTAGTTACTTAACCAGCTAGATAGGTGTGGTCAAAAAAATTGAGATAAGTCTTGGATTCAATGGGACACATTTAYCCTTCCTATATATACTGGAAGGGTAGCGAGTGAAATTTAAGAgcagaaaatactttcttttaatatataaattaattgaaaCAGAAGTGACCCATTGCAACATTTGGAATAGTAAGTATACCTGCAgctttgataaaaacatgaactcATAAACTAATAAGTCATTACAAGTTCATTCTTATTGTAAAGTTGAAATCTTATCATTATTTCAAAGATGAACCTTTCCTTGCTGCAAAATGCAGGATTTTTAGTCTAACTTTactatttctttacttttccacaaaatgtaatGGTTAATATCGTATTCATACGCACTGGCTCTGAGTTTCAGTGCATGTTGTTTCTGCTTATAAGTGCGCCTTTAAAATGTTCCGATAAAACAGAAAGGTCCAACAAACTCACTAGAACGCCCAGGAGTAGCCGTAGCTGTGAGGTTTAAAGTCTTCTGGTCCCATTGAAACCGTGGTCTGAAACACCTGCATGAACATCATGTGACCCACCATCCCAAGAAGACCTGCAGTGCACGAAACACCCCCAGAAAAATCAATGGTTTCAATTAAAACCAGCAACCTAAATATAGATCTGAGGTGGCAACAGCTGTACCTCCCAGGACCGTGAAGACAGCTGCAAAGGCGTTGAGCATCTGGCCCCAGCGCAGCGTGGAGGGAAACCAAGCCGTGATGCACAGCTGGGCGGACAGCAGCAGGCAGCTGACCAGCAGCAGGCCGACGTACATGAACTCCAGCGTGAGACACAGCCAAATCAttgctgcagaggaagaaacGGAGGCTCAGAGCTGAAAGAACAAGCACAGATGTCAAACWATCATCCAGCAGGAAAAGGGAGAATTTACCTTCCTCTGATTCGGGAGTCAAACTGTAAAACCATCGACATTTCTCttctaaaaagacaaaaagaagaggGGGGTTATGAAATAAACTCACAAATCTGCATGGACAGAAAACGTGATAAACATCCGAAGTCCTTACATTAAACACCAAGAATTACATCTgaaaccttcttttttttttcttctagagGAAACCCCAAGTTTAATTAAACACATCCATCAACTATTATGTGACAAGACCGTTTGCATAAAGCGCTTCTAATGCCGGGCATAACCTGATGGGGGATTATGGGATTTGTTTGGTGTAAATCTGCCAGGATGgcagtggaaagaaaaatattagcTGCACCAAAAGCTGAAACACAGGCTAGtggagatttattttctcccaaagatattaaaaaataataatttaaatagagGAAATTTCCCCAAAACATCAACCAGAAAGCAATTATTACTCTCAGAAGAATCTTGATTGGCTCCgggcgcagcagcagcagcatcgtcCCGTCTCAGTTTTTAGTTAAGCTTCTTTGCGGCTTGATTGCCAAACTGTTTAAATGATAGCTCCAATAATCTGCCCCCGAACTCACAAAAGGATGAGTCTTAAAGAAACAGGTGCAACCAGGGACAGCAGGAGAAAATCAAGACTGCATCATCGACATGTACAGTTGGAAAAATAGAACGATCTTATAGATCTTGTGCTGTCAGACGTCTTTTCTGACTCTGCAGACTTAATAAAGTCGTcatgcacttttattttttttccaatttcaaacacaaacttctaCATAATTTATGTGTCAAAGCAACATAAGGTAGTTCTGATTTGAAGTGCCTCTAATCaataaaaaagtacaactgagtctgctctgattggtggtTTTTGATTGGGAGCATTTCGTCATATGACAATCGTGGCGTTGGGAGGAGATAGAAATGCtcagtgttttcacagattacctgtctTGTGTCACGAAACcaacagttttagcaaatactAAACTTTTTGACCTACATTCAAACTGTTTAAAGCTAACGCCACACAGACCCCTGAACTAGCCTAAAAAACCTTAGAATTATGCGTTACTTCCTGAATCCCGGACGTACACTttagtttttgcatttaaacttCTTGTCCTTTTGTTCTAAAGAGGTGAGCAGTTGCACCGAAGAGGCCGACGGTACAACTCCCTACGTCGTTCTTGCTCGGTTCGTCTGATCAGCTGCAAACGAGACGATGATAACTCGGCCCATGTTTGTGAATCCTGTTAACCTTTCGCCTCCCTGGCTTTTAATCCATAATTGAGTCGTGCTGTTGAAGTCTAAATCTCTGTGAGCAGAACTCGCCATGGTGATAATCCTCTTAGGGGCCAAGCACACAGCACCGCCGGCTCACAGTCACACATCTACATGAGAGCCAAGGAGACCCTGGCTCATCCAAACTACCATTCTGTGCCCTGCTTCATAGTGGGACCAGTAGTGGTTTTGCTACATGAAGTCCAATTAGCATTTCCAGTAAACAGCATGTTGTTGCAATCCCTCATGAtgagattgttttaatattctaaGCGTCACATGTAAAAATGGATTAGCATCTTTAGATTTCCTCAGAAATCCGttgttctttcatttattaattttcttcaaCCTATGTAATCCCTGTCAGAGTTACTAGTGACATGTTCAGGCTTTTGAAtcaaacaacaagaaaaaaaaagaacacaagcaATGTTGTCCTTTTACATCCAGCCATTGATTTTCTACACAATTCAATTCTAACTTCTCATCTGGTTTTCTCCAATCGAACTCGATTTCTTTGGTAAAATTTCAATGGGGCCAATCAGCGAACGGTTGAGAAAGATGACGTTGATTTTCGATAGAAATTAACCAAGTCGTT
It encodes the following:
- the gsg1 gene encoding germ cell-specific gene 1 protein isoform X2; amino-acid sequence: MKWIKMSLGMKLKQMDLSCLFWIYLYGWIKGECVCDIERYAPACVGVTVTHPRRGHRGDQNPPVISVAEWEWGAVTSFPLFLSKRRLREDAQQPPPPPMMAFLKRVRSPSLSFFQTVVSLLLSTVALTSSFWCTGQQKVPKPLCTATKFKRCIPVPGVSNTSNIQFFWETGDDRFVFPYFHTGLFIICEENIYVDEWEEKCRWFYSLTPESEEAMIWLCLTLEFMYVGLLLVSCLLLSAQLCITAWFPSTLRWGQMLNAFAAVFTVLGGLLGMVGHMMFMQVFQTTVSMGPEDFKPHSYGYSWAFYLVWLAFTVCMAAGVSTLNNYTKKVLMVGPRSSSSLNPCSFNFVGLLPPAPFYTPPNLPVTLSAPLPAPVISHLSPYYEPPPPASPRLTHSHSLPLTHSDSFPPPPPHLAPASPFHRLSLSSPSLSPSISVHMMLPGRNEHXFDRDEDYSTL
- the gsg1 gene encoding uncharacterized protein gsg1 isoform X1, producing the protein MKWIKMSLGMKLKQMDLSCLFWIYLYGWIKGECVCDIERYAPACVGVTVTHPRRGHRGDQNPPVISVAEWEWGAVTSFPLFLSKRRLREDAQQVRILPLTPAHSWTWSSRVRRVPSPGRFPWRWQISSSVNIVHLHQGCPPPPPMMAFLKRVRSPSLSFFQTVVSLLLSTVALTSSFWCTGQQKVPKPLCTATKFKRCIPVPGVSNTSNIQFFWETGDDRFVFPYFHTGLFIICEENIYVDEWEEKCRWFYSLTPESEEAMIWLCLTLEFMYVGLLLVSCLLLSAQLCITAWFPSTLRWGQMLNAFAAVFTVLGGLLGMVGHMMFMQVFQTTVSMGPEDFKPHSYGYSWAFYLVWLAFTVCMAAGVSTLNNYTKKVLMVGPRSSSSLNPCSFNFVGLLPPAPFYTPPNLPVTLSAPLPAPVISHLSPYYEPPPPASPRLTHSHSLPLTHSDSFPPPPPHLAPASPFHRLSLSSPSLSPSISVHMMLPGRNEHXFDRDEDYSTL
- the emp1 gene encoding epithelial membrane protein 1: MLVLIALSILHIAAIILLLAATIDNAWWVTSTTSTDVWGRWVLTNNKWNMTDLPNNYPTDYLQAVQATTVLACIFSIIGLFVFIAQLFTLPKGRRFTISGVFQALACLFIMIAASIYTDRFHTNEKSIGNYGHSFILAWIAFGLTFISSIVYFVLRKK